Proteins from one Microbacterium sp. Root553 genomic window:
- a CDS encoding ABC transporter permease, translating to MSDTDNAVLITKDQPMTQPASTISLATQRGRRRRRILPTSSTKFVVGVTLVLAIVLFAIIAPIFSQNPRSSDNPALLPPSGEHWLGTTKLGNDMFAQLAIGAQGSLLVGVVAGGIAIVLSLVFGVLAGYLGGWREDALALLTNVMIVIPGLPLVMVIASFVPQRSWQLVAFVLGITSWAGAAYVLRLQTRSLRTRDYVYASKVAGERSFRVILVEIMPNLLPLLTAQFLFAIIFAILGEAGLSYLGLGPNSSITWGTILNDAQSGQALGRGAWWWFVPPGVMIAVLGAGLALINFAIDEVINPKLRNAPDAARRVRRAAKTKGIVA from the coding sequence ATGTCTGACACCGACAACGCCGTGCTGATCACCAAGGATCAGCCGATGACCCAGCCGGCGAGCACGATCTCGCTGGCCACGCAGCGAGGACGTCGGCGTCGCCGCATCCTCCCCACCTCGTCGACGAAGTTCGTCGTCGGGGTGACCCTGGTGCTCGCGATCGTGCTGTTCGCGATCATCGCGCCGATCTTCTCGCAGAACCCGCGCAGCTCCGACAATCCGGCCCTGCTGCCGCCGTCCGGCGAGCACTGGCTGGGCACGACGAAGCTCGGCAACGACATGTTCGCCCAGCTCGCGATCGGTGCGCAGGGGTCTCTGCTCGTCGGCGTCGTCGCGGGCGGCATCGCGATCGTCCTGTCGCTGGTCTTCGGCGTGCTCGCCGGCTACCTCGGCGGATGGCGCGAAGACGCCCTGGCGCTGCTGACCAACGTGATGATCGTGATCCCCGGACTCCCGCTGGTCATGGTCATCGCCTCCTTCGTCCCGCAGCGCAGCTGGCAGCTCGTCGCCTTCGTGCTCGGGATCACCTCGTGGGCCGGCGCCGCCTACGTGCTGCGCCTGCAGACGCGCTCGCTGCGCACCCGCGATTACGTGTACGCGTCGAAGGTCGCGGGGGAGCGCTCGTTCCGCGTCATCCTCGTCGAGATCATGCCGAACCTGCTCCCGCTGCTCACCGCCCAGTTCCTGTTCGCGATCATCTTCGCGATCCTCGGCGAGGCGGGTCTGTCCTACCTCGGACTCGGACCCAACTCATCGATCACCTGGGGCACGATCCTCAACGACGCGCAGTCCGGCCAGGCGCTCGGTCGCGGAGCCTGGTGGTGGTTCGTTCCCCCGGGGGTCATGATCGCCGTGCTCGGTGCCGGTCTGGCGCTGATCAACTTCGCGATCGACGAGGTCATCAACCCCAAGCTCCGCAATGCCCCCGACGCCGCCCGCCGGGTGCGCAGGGCCGCCAAGACGAAGGGAATCGTCGCATGA
- a CDS encoding ABC transporter ATP-binding protein, translating to MSAPQAVLTARNVSIEYEVDPPVKAVRDVSLTLNRGEILGLAGESGCGKTTLAYGMNRLLKAPALMTGGEIVFHDRDGHDVDIVALDGEGLRAFRWDKISMVFQGAMNSLNPVISVRAQIFDIFDTHRPGMSQKDKQARAEELLTLVGVDPSRLTSFPHELSGGMRQRMMIAMALALDPQVMIMDEPTTALDVVVQRGIIREIMRLRERLGFAVIFITHDLPMLIEISDRIAVMLQGQIVEEGTAEEIYRTPQHEYTKRLLSSFPSLTGARGDFVRTGTRPSQEEIR from the coding sequence ATGAGCGCTCCGCAGGCGGTGCTGACGGCACGCAACGTCTCCATCGAGTACGAGGTCGATCCGCCGGTGAAGGCCGTGCGCGACGTCTCCCTCACCCTCAACCGCGGCGAGATCCTCGGTCTCGCGGGAGAGTCGGGCTGCGGTAAGACGACGCTCGCCTACGGCATGAACCGTCTGCTCAAGGCGCCGGCGCTGATGACCGGCGGTGAGATCGTGTTCCACGACCGCGATGGCCACGACGTCGACATCGTCGCACTCGACGGAGAGGGCCTGCGGGCGTTCCGATGGGACAAGATCTCGATGGTCTTCCAGGGGGCGATGAACTCGCTGAACCCCGTGATCAGCGTGCGTGCGCAGATCTTCGACATCTTCGACACTCATCGCCCGGGGATGTCCCAGAAGGACAAGCAGGCGAGAGCCGAGGAGCTGCTCACGCTGGTCGGGGTCGATCCGTCACGGCTCACGAGCTTCCCGCACGAGCTGTCGGGCGGCATGCGCCAGCGCATGATGATCGCGATGGCGCTCGCGCTCGATCCGCAGGTGATGATCATGGACGAGCCCACCACGGCGCTGGACGTCGTGGTGCAGCGCGGGATCATCCGCGAGATCATGCGGCTGCGCGAGCGGCTCGGATTCGCGGTGATCTTCATCACCCACGATCTGCCGATGCTGATCGAGATCAGCGACCGCATCGCGGTCATGCTGCAGGGGCAGATCGTCGAGGAGGGGACGGCGGAGGAGATCTACCGCACCCCGCAGCACGAATACACGAAGCGTCTGCTGTCGAGCTTCCCGAGCCTGACCGGCGCGCGCGGCGACTTCGTCCGCACCGGCACCCGGCCGAGCCAGGAGGAGATCCGATGA
- a CDS encoding ATP-binding cassette domain-containing protein produces the protein MSAPTLEARNLVKDFTLRSGLATSVLHAVKDVSFTIEAGRTVALVGESGSGKSTIARMLMKLETPTSGRILLDGEQTASRGRALEHYRSQVQMVFQDPFASLNPFHTILHHLERPIRLHHPQLSGDEVRSRALELLERVRLTPGESFAERRPHELSGGQRQRVAIARALAPGARFIVADEPVSMLDVSIRLGVLNLLADLQREDRLGVLYITHDLATARHFSDEIMVLYKGDVVERGPADAVILDPQHEYTKTLLGAAPEPENLGRLRDEVRAEIAGR, from the coding sequence ATGAGCGCACCCACTCTCGAAGCACGCAACCTCGTCAAGGACTTCACGCTGCGGTCGGGGCTTGCGACCTCGGTCCTCCACGCCGTGAAGGACGTCTCGTTCACGATCGAGGCCGGACGGACCGTCGCGCTGGTCGGCGAATCCGGCTCGGGCAAATCGACGATCGCCCGGATGCTGATGAAGCTCGAGACGCCCACGAGCGGCCGGATCTTGCTGGACGGAGAGCAGACCGCGTCGCGGGGTCGAGCCCTCGAGCACTATCGGTCGCAGGTGCAGATGGTCTTCCAGGACCCGTTCGCGTCACTCAACCCGTTCCACACGATCCTCCACCACCTGGAGCGCCCGATCCGCCTGCACCACCCGCAGCTGTCGGGCGACGAGGTGCGCTCGCGGGCGCTGGAGCTTCTGGAGCGGGTGCGACTCACCCCCGGCGAGAGCTTCGCCGAGCGCCGACCCCACGAGCTCTCCGGCGGTCAGCGTCAGCGGGTCGCCATCGCTCGCGCCCTCGCTCCCGGTGCCCGGTTCATCGTCGCCGACGAGCCGGTCTCGATGCTCGACGTCTCGATCCGCCTCGGCGTGCTGAATCTGCTCGCCGACCTGCAGCGCGAAGACCGGCTCGGCGTGCTGTACATCACGCACGACCTCGCGACGGCGCGGCACTTCAGCGACGAGATCATGGTGCTCTACAAGGGCGATGTGGTCGAGCGCGGCCCCGCGGACGCGGTGATCCTCGACCCGCAGCACGAGTACACGAAGACGCTGCTCGGCGCCGCACCCGAGCCCGAGAACCTGGGGCGTCTGCGCGACGAGGTCCGCGCAGAGATCGCCGGCCGCTGA
- a CDS encoding glycine cleavage system aminomethyltransferase GcvT — translation MSDPRYTPLRERHEALGASFTDFGGWQMPVRYTSDLAEHHAVRRSAGIFDISHMAEFLVTGDFAAHFLDYALAGRLSAMAVGKAKYSLMLADDGGIVDDVIVYRLAEDRFLVIANAGNRGFVDSAFASRIRSFPSMVERERPELVAGEERTFEGFLGDRGVDVEDVSDEYALLAVQGPAAEAIVAATEGISEVSVPWAEQRYYAWADATFLGSPLLIARTGYTGEDGFELLVRAADAPALWDAVAAAGNAHELVPAGLAARDTLRLEAGMPLYGHELSREITPAQAGLGRVVVSDKESFIGKDATPAAADAPVLVGLVAEGRRAGRAGYPVVDQDGVVLGEITSGALSPTLGHPIAMAYVAPSSAAEGTAVFLDVRGTRIPATVTALPFYRRTK, via the coding sequence ATGTCCGACCCTCGCTACACCCCGCTCCGCGAACGCCACGAAGCGCTCGGCGCGTCATTCACCGACTTCGGCGGCTGGCAGATGCCGGTGCGCTACACCTCGGATCTCGCCGAACACCACGCCGTGCGCCGGTCCGCCGGGATCTTCGACATCTCGCACATGGCCGAGTTCCTGGTCACCGGCGACTTCGCCGCGCACTTCCTCGACTACGCGCTCGCCGGGCGGCTGTCCGCGATGGCCGTGGGCAAGGCGAAGTACTCGCTGATGCTCGCCGACGACGGCGGCATCGTCGACGACGTGATCGTCTACCGACTCGCCGAAGACCGGTTCCTGGTGATCGCCAACGCCGGCAACCGCGGTTTCGTCGACTCCGCCTTCGCGTCGCGCATCCGCTCGTTCCCCTCGATGGTCGAGCGCGAGCGCCCTGAACTCGTCGCAGGGGAGGAGCGCACCTTCGAGGGCTTCCTCGGGGACCGCGGCGTCGACGTCGAGGACGTCTCGGACGAGTACGCGCTGCTCGCCGTGCAGGGACCCGCCGCCGAGGCGATCGTCGCGGCGACCGAGGGCATCTCCGAGGTCTCGGTGCCCTGGGCTGAGCAGCGATACTACGCGTGGGCCGACGCGACCTTCCTCGGGTCGCCCCTGCTGATCGCCCGCACCGGCTACACCGGGGAGGACGGCTTCGAGCTGCTCGTCCGCGCGGCGGACGCGCCGGCGCTGTGGGATGCGGTCGCGGCGGCCGGGAACGCGCACGAGCTCGTGCCCGCGGGTCTCGCCGCCCGCGACACCCTTCGTCTCGAGGCGGGCATGCCGTTGTACGGCCACGAGCTGTCGCGCGAGATCACACCCGCGCAGGCCGGACTCGGTCGGGTCGTCGTCTCCGACAAGGAGAGCTTCATCGGCAAGGACGCCACGCCCGCCGCCGCCGACGCGCCCGTGCTGGTCGGTCTGGTCGCCGAGGGCAGGCGCGCGGGTCGCGCCGGGTACCCGGTCGTCGACCAGGACGGCGTCGTCCTGGGTGAGATCACGAGTGGCGCGCTCAGCCCGACACTCGGCCATCCGATCGCGATGGCCTACGTCGCACCGTCTTCTGCTGCGGAGGGAACCGCAGTATTCCTTGATGTGCGGGGGACCAGGATCCCCGCGACCGTGACCGCTCTGCCTTTCTATCGGAGGACCAAATGA
- the gcvH gene encoding glycine cleavage system protein GcvH, whose amino-acid sequence MTDLNALSYTDEHEWIASDGGTATVGITDYAADKLGDVVFVELPAVGTEITAGSVVGEIESTKSVGELYAPVSGTVVEINDAVVDDPSLVNAEPFAGGWLLKVSVAAGALDGLMDRDAYVALTEG is encoded by the coding sequence ATGACCGACCTCAACGCACTCAGCTACACCGACGAGCACGAGTGGATCGCCTCAGACGGCGGCACCGCCACCGTCGGCATCACCGACTACGCGGCCGACAAGCTCGGCGACGTCGTCTTCGTCGAGCTCCCCGCGGTGGGAACCGAGATCACGGCGGGTTCCGTGGTCGGCGAGATCGAGTCGACCAAGTCCGTCGGGGAGCTGTACGCCCCCGTCAGCGGCACGGTCGTCGAGATCAACGACGCCGTGGTGGACGACCCCTCGCTCGTGAACGCCGAGCCGTTCGCCGGAGGGTGGCTGCTCAAGGTCTCGGTCGCCGCGGGAGCGCTCGACGGCCTGATGGACCGCGACGCGTACGTCGCTCTCACGGAGGGCTGA